The following are from one region of the Candidatus Thorarchaeota archaeon genome:
- a CDS encoding DUF1858 domain-containing protein — protein MSQTITKDMRIAEVVQRWPETAEKFLEWGLHCIGCGVARFESIEQGANTHGIPADELVKDLNNIVKEKDQSNKN, from the coding sequence ATGAGTCAAACAATCACGAAAGACATGCGAATAGCAGAAGTAGTGCAGCGGTGGCCTGAAACAGCGGAGAAGTTCCTTGAATGGGGTCTTCACTGCATTGGCTGTGGAGTTGCGAGGTTCGAGTCAATAGAACAAGGTGCAAACACCCATGGCATTCCAGCTGATGAATTAGTGAAGGACCTCAATAACATCGTCAAGGAAAAGGATCAAAGCAACAAGAACTAG
- the panB gene encoding 3-methyl-2-oxobutanoate hydroxymethyltransferase, protein MLARMTTYRFKRKKEKGKKIVMLTAYDAPTAKILSDSGVDAILVGDSVGNSLLGYESTVPVTLDDVIHHTAAVSRAKPQSLVIGDMPFMSYKVSIEQALENCGRMLQEGGAEAVKLEGGSSIAATVKAVVEAGIPVMAHIGLTPQSIYELGGYRVQGRTAEAAEELVEHAKKLEEAGAFSLVIELVPSDTAKVITDAIDIPTIGIGAGPHCDGQVLVIYDMLGLFEEFKPKFVKKYANIRKLIVDAVEEYSREVREGKFPDPEHSFEMSEEESGRLYGRTDYSS, encoded by the coding sequence TTGGCTCGAATGACTACCTATCGCTTCAAACGCAAGAAAGAGAAAGGCAAGAAGATTGTTATGCTGACTGCCTATGATGCACCCACCGCTAAGATTCTCAGTGATTCTGGAGTGGATGCGATTTTGGTAGGTGATTCAGTGGGCAATTCCTTGCTGGGATATGAGAGCACTGTACCTGTGACTCTGGATGATGTCATTCATCATACCGCTGCAGTATCTCGAGCCAAACCCCAAAGCCTCGTCATTGGTGATATGCCTTTTATGTCGTACAAGGTGAGTATTGAGCAAGCCCTTGAAAATTGTGGAAGGATGCTTCAAGAAGGGGGTGCTGAAGCTGTGAAACTAGAAGGTGGGAGCAGTATTGCAGCAACCGTTAAAGCTGTGGTTGAAGCTGGTATTCCTGTCATGGCTCATATTGGCTTGACTCCGCAGTCGATATACGAGTTGGGTGGTTATCGAGTTCAGGGTAGGACTGCAGAAGCAGCGGAAGAACTTGTCGAGCATGCGAAGAAGCTAGAAGAAGCTGGAGCATTCTCTCTTGTGATTGAACTGGTTCCTTCAGACACCGCCAAGGTCATCACGGATGCTATTGACATTCCAACTATTGGGATTGGAGCCGGCCCTCATTGCGACGGGCAAGTTCTGGTAATATACGATATGTTAGGTTTGTTTGAAGAGTTTAAACCGAAGTTCGTGAAAAAATACGCTAACATACGTAAACTGATTGTGGATGCAGTCGAGGAATACTCTAGAGAGGTCAGAGAAGGAAAATTCCCTGACCCAGAGCATTCTTTCGAAATGTCAGAAGAGGAAAGCGGTCGGCTCTATGGAAGAACGGACTATTCGTCCTAG